A genome region from Engraulis encrasicolus isolate BLACKSEA-1 chromosome 6, IST_EnEncr_1.0, whole genome shotgun sequence includes the following:
- the LOC134451453 gene encoding hydroperoxide isomerase ALOXE3-like — protein MAEYTVAVTTGSMIHAGTIGRAYITLIGAKGESEKTLLHNLGNFTTGTTGTFTVSTPSSLGPLLLVKLEKHQYLMVDDEWFCSKVQVSTPEGELVHFPCYTWLSSGEEIQIRHGRVQHVFNEEEAILINHRERQLATRKLNYQWRPFMEGLPDVINADEALDLPEEIRFSVTKSAEIFYTQTQILGILGLKGLTDDTSQWKSFEDIKQAFSHHTTPISEYIAEHWKEDEFFGYQILNGYNPMAIQRLNGLPSKFAVTDAMVKPFLESGSSLSTEMQKGNIFLLDYRRIAGLPTPVIHGKQQYIAAPLCLLYKNPQDKLLPIAIQLNQEPGPDNPVFLPSDSEHDWLLAKMYLRNADFHEHEVNSHYLRTHGLSEVFIISTLRNLPTPHPLYKLLMPHTRYTLHINTTGRDKLFGPEGIYTKATNLGGQGKFDLLKRWFSEVTYSSLCLPEDISDRGLKSIPNFYYRDDGLKLWHILSRYVCSMVEHYYPSDQDVQQDSELQIWIKDIFIHGFQGQTRTGIPDRFCTVEEVIRFVTMVIFNMSAQHSAVNTGQFDYGGWLPNSPNSMQKPPPTTKGNSTEQTLLDTLPDISTSANGAVFRWLLSTNAVDFIPLGCFPDEHFCEDAPLRIIETLQADLAKLTRQIAERNSSNALPVPYFYLCPTKMENSASI, from the exons ATGGCGGAATACACAGTAGCAGTGACCACGGGCAGCATGATCCACGCGGGTACAATAGGCCGCGCCTACATCACCCTTATTGGGGCCAAGGGTGAGAGCGAGAAGACTCTCCTCCACAACTTGGGGAATTTCACCACTGGAACA ACGGGGACCTTCACAGTGTCCACCCCCTCCAGCCTGGGCCCCCTGCTCCTGGTCAAGCTGGAGAAACACCAATACCTGATGGTGGATGACGAGTGGTTCTGCTCCAAGGTGCAG GTGAGTACACCTGAGGGAGAGCTGGTCCACTTCCCCTGCTACACGTGGCTGTCATCAGGAGAGGAGATTCAAATCAGACATGGCAGag TTCAGCATGTCTTCAATGAGGAGGAGGCTATACTGATCAACCACAGGGAGAGACAGCTGGCCACCCGTAAACTAAACTACCA gtggagGCCATTCATGGAGGGTCTGCCTGATGTTATTAATGCTGATGAAGCCTTAGACCTTCCGGAAGAGATCCGATTCTCTGTCACTAAGAGCGCAGAGATCTTCTACACACAAACGCAAAT TTTAGGCATACTCGGACTGAAGGGCCTGACAGATGACACCAGTCAGTGGAAAAGTTTTGAGGACATCAAACAGGCCTTCAGTCACCACACAACGCCCATCTCAG AGTACATCGCAGAGCACTGGAAGGAAGATGAGTTCTTCGGCTACCAGATCCTGAATGGCTACAACCCCATGGCCATCCAGCGCTTGAATGGGTTGCCCTCCAAGTTTGCTGTAACAGACGCCATGGTGAAACCGTTCCTGGAGAGTGGAAGCTCCCTTTCCACTGAGATGCAG AAGGGCAATATTTTCCTGCTCGACTACAGGAGAATCGCGGGTTTGCCGACACCAGTCATCCATGGCAAGCAGCAGTACATAGCTGCCCCCCTCTGCCTGCTCTACAAAAACCCACAGGACAAACTGCTGCCCATCGctattcag CTGAACCAGGAGCCGGGCCCAGACAACCCTGTCTTCCTGCCCAGCGACTCAGAGCACGACTGGCTCCTGGCCAAGATGTACCTGAGGAACGCAGACTTCCATGAGCACGAGGTCAACTCGCACTACCTGCGCACACACGGCCTCTCGGAGGTGTTCATCATCTCCACACTGAGGAACCTGCCCACGCCGCACCCCCTCTACAAG CTGCTGATGCCACACACGCGATACACTCTTCACATCAACACCACGGGTCGGGACAAACTCTTTGGACCTGAAGGAATCTACACCAAG GCCACAAACCTTGGGGGTCAGGGCAAGTTTGACCTTTTGAAGAGATGGTTCTCTGAGGTGACCTACAGCTCCCTCTGTCTGCCGGAGGACATCAGCGACCGTGGCCTGAAGTCCATCCCCAACTTCTACTACAGGGACGACGGCCTGAAGCTGTGGCACATCTTAAGCAG GTATGTGTGCAGCATGGTGGAACACTACTACCCCTCAGACCAGGATGTCCAGCAAGACTCAGAGCTCCAGATCTGGATCAAGGACATCTTCATCCACGGCTTTCAAGGGCAAACAAGAACAG GGATCCCGGACAGGTTTTGCACAGTGGAAGAAGTCATCAGGTTTGTCACCATGGTGATCTTCAACATGTCTGCTCAGCACTCCGCTGTCAACACGGGACAG TTTGATTATGGCGGCTGGCTGCCCAACTCCCCAAACTCCATGCAGAAGCCACCACCCACCACTAAGGGGAACTCTACTGAGCAGACTCTCCTCGACACCCTGCCTGACATCAGCACCTCAGCCAATGGTGCTGTGTTTCGATGGCTGCTCAGCACTAACGCAGTGGACTTT ATTCCACTTGGCTGTTTCCCCGACGAGCACTTCTGTGAGGACGCCCCCTTGAGGATCATTGAGACACTGCAGGCAGATCTGGCCAAGCTGACTCGGCAGATTGCGGAGCGGAACAGCAGCAATGCCCTGCCTGTGCCGTACTTCTACCTCTGCCCAACAAAAATGGAAAACAGTGCAAGCATATGA
- the LOC134451468 gene encoding hemagglutinin/amebocyte aggregation factor-like isoform X1 produces MKSFVFCFIMLFTAMAATLAKTLPSSSGQGTVDQTFGKLAGKTEYDAVQIFICPCGQSISTISSDHSNHHEDRHFNMSCKPTAASNPPCYVSNFVNNFDESFVFTCPENDVLAGIFSYHSNHYEDRRFAFYCCSATIQFSGCAWTPYLNNFDQTFSYHTLSDQYIAGMSAYHRDNYEDRRFRLYICQKQ; encoded by the exons ATGAAGTCCTTCGTCTTCTGTTTCATCATGCTGTTCACAGCTATGGCAG CAACATTGGCCAAGACATTGCCATCCAGCTCTGGCCAGGGCACTGTGGATCAGACCTTTGGAAAACTGGCTGGTAAAACAGAATATG ATGCTGTTCAAATCTTTATATGCCCATGTGGACAAAGCATCTCCACCATCTCTAG TGACCACAGCAATCACCATGAAGACAGACATTTCAATATGAGCTGCAAGCCCACCGCCGCCTCCAACCCTCCCTGCTATGTATCCAATTTTGTTAACAACTTCGATGAGTCCTTTGTCTTCACCTGTCCCGAGAATGATGTCTTAGCAGGGATTTTCAGCTACCACAGCAACCACTATGAGGACCGCCG CTTTGCTTTCTACTGCTGCTCGGCAACAATCCAGTTCTCCGGCTGTGCCTGGACCCCGTACCTGAACAACTTTGACCAGACGTTCAGCTACCACACCCTTAGCGACCAATACATTGCTGGAATGAGTGCTTACCATCGCGACAATTATGA GGATCGACGCTTTCGGCTTTACATCTGTCAAAAGCAATAA
- the LOC134451468 gene encoding hemagglutinin/amebocyte aggregation factor-like isoform X2, whose amino-acid sequence MKSFVFCFIMLFTAMADAVQIFICPCGQSISTISSDHSNHHEDRHFNMSCKPTAASNPPCYVSNFVNNFDESFVFTCPENDVLAGIFSYHSNHYEDRRFAFYCCSATIQFSGCAWTPYLNNFDQTFSYHTLSDQYIAGMSAYHRDNYEDRRFRLYICQKQ is encoded by the exons ATGAAGTCCTTCGTCTTCTGTTTCATCATGCTGTTCACAGCTATGGCAG ATGCTGTTCAAATCTTTATATGCCCATGTGGACAAAGCATCTCCACCATCTCTAG TGACCACAGCAATCACCATGAAGACAGACATTTCAATATGAGCTGCAAGCCCACCGCCGCCTCCAACCCTCCCTGCTATGTATCCAATTTTGTTAACAACTTCGATGAGTCCTTTGTCTTCACCTGTCCCGAGAATGATGTCTTAGCAGGGATTTTCAGCTACCACAGCAACCACTATGAGGACCGCCG CTTTGCTTTCTACTGCTGCTCGGCAACAATCCAGTTCTCCGGCTGTGCCTGGACCCCGTACCTGAACAACTTTGACCAGACGTTCAGCTACCACACCCTTAGCGACCAATACATTGCTGGAATGAGTGCTTACCATCGCGACAATTATGA GGATCGACGCTTTCGGCTTTACATCTGTCAAAAGCAATAA